In the genome of Streptococcus mitis, one region contains:
- a CDS encoding recombinase RarA, with protein sequence MPDNLALRMRPKTIDQVIGQEHLVGTGKIIRRMVEANRLSSMILYGPPGIGKTSIASAIAGTTKYAFRTFNATVDSKKRLQEIAEEAKFSGGLVLLLDEIHRLDKTKQDFLLPLLESGLVIMIGATTENPFFSVTPAIRSRVQIFELEPLSNQDVKEALQIALSNPERGFDFPVELDEDALDFIATSTNGDLRSAFNSLDLAVLSTPENDEGIRHITLDIMENSLQRSYITMDKDGDGHYDVLSALQKSIRGSDVDASLHYAARLIEAGDLPSLARRLTVIAYEDIGLANPEAQIHTVTALDAAQKIGFPEARILIANIVIDLALSPKSNSAYVAIDKALADLKTSGHLPIPRHLRDGHYSGSKELGNAQDYLYPHNYPGNWIKQDYLPEKIRNHHYFQAEDTGKYERALAQRKEAIDRLRKI encoded by the coding sequence ATGCCAGACAATCTCGCGCTTCGCATGCGCCCTAAAACCATCGACCAGGTCATTGGTCAGGAACATCTGGTCGGGACTGGAAAAATCATTCGTCGCATGGTGGAAGCCAACCGCCTGTCCTCCATGATTCTTTATGGACCTCCTGGAATCGGCAAAACCAGTATTGCCTCTGCCATCGCTGGGACGACCAAGTATGCCTTTCGAACTTTCAATGCGACAGTTGATAGTAAAAAAAGACTCCAAGAAATAGCTGAAGAGGCGAAATTCTCTGGTGGTCTCGTCCTATTACTAGACGAGATTCATAGACTAGATAAAACCAAGCAAGACTTCCTCTTGCCTCTCTTGGAAAGTGGTCTGGTCATCATGATTGGGGCTACGACTGAAAATCCTTTCTTTTCTGTCACTCCTGCCATTCGTAGCCGTGTTCAAATTTTTGAGTTGGAACCTCTGTCTAACCAAGACGTCAAAGAGGCTCTTCAGATAGCTCTAAGTAACCCTGAACGTGGTTTTGATTTTCCAGTAGAACTAGATGAGGATGCGCTGGATTTCATCGCAACCTCTACAAACGGAGACCTTCGCTCTGCCTTCAACTCACTGGATTTGGCTGTTCTCTCTACCCCTGAGAATGACGAGGGCATCCGCCATATCACTCTCGACATTATGGAAAATAGCCTGCAGCGGAGCTACATTACCATGGATAAGGATGGAGATGGACACTACGATGTGCTTTCAGCCCTGCAAAAGTCCATCCGTGGCTCAGATGTGGATGCTAGTCTTCACTATGCTGCCCGCTTGATTGAGGCTGGAGATTTGCCTAGTCTCGCTCGTCGCTTGACCGTTATCGCTTATGAAGATATCGGTTTGGCCAATCCTGAAGCCCAGATTCACACCGTGACTGCTCTGGATGCTGCCCAGAAGATTGGGTTCCCAGAAGCCCGCATTCTCATTGCCAATATCGTGATTGATTTAGCCCTTTCTCCAAAATCCAACTCAGCCTATGTAGCTATAGACAAGGCACTTGCCGACCTCAAAACATCAGGGCACTTGCCTATTCCGCGACACCTGCGTGATGGGCACTACAGCGGAAGCAAGGAACTGGGGAATGCCCAAGACTATCTCTATCCTCACAACTATCCTGGAAATTGGATTAAACAAGACTATCTGCCAGAAAAAATTCGTAATCATCACTATTTCCAAGCAGAAGATACTGGTAAATATGAACGGGCTTTGGCTCAAAGAAAGGAAGCTATCGACCGTTTGCGAAAAATCTGA
- a CDS encoding DNA mismatch repair protein MutT, protein MEIEISDFTGCKIALFCGDKLLTILRDDKASIPWPNMWELPGGGREGDESPFECVAREVYEELEIHLTEDCLLWSKVYPSMLFADKQSVFLVGQLTQNQFDSIVFGDEGQGYQLMNVEEFLSSSQVVPQLQERLKDYLKVSD, encoded by the coding sequence ATGGAAATAGAGATTTCTGATTTCACAGGCTGTAAGATTGCTTTGTTTTGTGGGGATAAGCTCTTGACTATCTTACGCGATGATAAGGCAAGCATTCCCTGGCCCAATATGTGGGAACTTCCAGGCGGTGGACGTGAAGGTGATGAAAGTCCTTTTGAGTGCGTGGCGCGTGAGGTTTATGAAGAACTGGAAATTCATTTGACTGAGGATTGTCTGCTTTGGAGTAAGGTTTATCCAAGTATGCTTTTTGCGGATAAACAATCTGTATTTCTAGTCGGTCAGTTAACACAGAACCAGTTTGACAGCATCGTATTTGGAGATGAGGGACAGGGTTATCAGTTAATGAATGTTGAGGAGTTTCTTAGTTCCAGTCAAGTTGTACCTCAGTTGCAAGAGAGATTAAAAGATTATTTAAAAGTAAGTGATTAG